One genomic segment of Thermodesulfobacteriota bacterium includes these proteins:
- the hisC gene encoding histidinol-phosphate transaminase: MSSQDKKSKSEELGIVEARVSPEIREISPYHVPAIDCKIKLDGNESPFELSNSVKSKVEKAISDLAIHRYPDPEAHKLIELISKVTEFSKDGILLGNGSDELIGMLITTLANGSGKILCPSPTFSMYKLTGLAMGAEVIEIPLDDKFDIDLDETLSIIEENDPDLIFLASPNNPTGNMYNAGKITEIISAAKGIVVVDEAYSDFSGYTFLPLVKECENLIILRTLSKVGFAGLRIGILFAREQIAKEINKVRYPYNINSLSQSAAEVVLDDHEFVTENIQLIIKERERVFSAMLELDDLTAYPSDANFIFFKAQDADMLFNELVKRDILIRNFNRPGRLENCMRVTIGTPNENDAFLTALKQILSS; this comes from the coding sequence ATGAGCTCACAAGATAAAAAATCAAAGTCTGAAGAACTTGGTATCGTAGAGGCGCGTGTAAGCCCCGAAATAAGAGAGATCTCTCCTTACCACGTTCCGGCGATTGACTGCAAAATTAAATTAGACGGTAATGAAAGCCCTTTTGAGCTTTCTAATTCAGTAAAATCCAAAGTTGAAAAAGCCATAAGCGATCTAGCTATACACAGATACCCCGATCCTGAGGCTCACAAGCTTATAGAGCTGATTTCCAAAGTCACTGAGTTTTCAAAGGACGGGATATTGCTCGGAAACGGATCAGATGAGCTAATAGGTATGCTAATAACTACTCTTGCAAATGGCTCAGGGAAGATTTTATGTCCTTCTCCAACATTTTCTATGTATAAACTCACCGGGCTTGCCATGGGGGCAGAGGTCATCGAGATACCTCTAGATGATAAATTCGATATAGATCTGGATGAAACACTATCAATCATAGAAGAGAATGATCCCGACTTAATATTTCTTGCTTCACCTAATAACCCCACAGGCAATATGTACAACGCTGGCAAAATCACTGAGATTATAAGCGCGGCCAAAGGGATTGTTGTTGTGGATGAAGCGTATTCTGATTTCAGCGGCTATACATTTTTGCCGCTCGTAAAAGAATGCGAGAACTTAATCATACTTAGGACCTTATCAAAGGTAGGGTTTGCAGGGCTTAGGATCGGGATACTTTTTGCGAGAGAACAGATAGCAAAAGAGATAAATAAAGTTCGCTACCCATATAACATTAATTCGCTCAGCCAAAGCGCCGCGGAAGTGGTTTTAGATGATCATGAGTTTGTAACTGAGAATATTCAGCTCATTATTAAAGAAAGAGAGCGCGTATTTAGTGCGATGTTAGAGCTGGATGATCTAACGGCATATCCAAGCGATGCAAACTTTATATTCTTTAAAGCTCAAGACGCTGATATGCTTTTTAATGAGTTAGTGAAAAGAGACATTTTAATAAGGAACTTCAACAGACCTGGAAGGCTCGAGAACTGCATGCGTGTAACAATCGGAACACCTAATGAGAATGATGCATTTTTAACTGCTCTAAAGCAAATTCTTTCCTCTTAA